The following are from one region of the Andrena cerasifolii isolate SP2316 chromosome 1, iyAndCera1_principal, whole genome shotgun sequence genome:
- the Trio gene encoding trio Rho guanine nucleotide exchange factor isoform X1 has translation MDGTRAAEVLPLLQERLAILPGGRDRRGGPVIVFPITPRRERAKPEDYRRLLQYLLTVPGDEARGLRFTVIVDMRGATWDSVKPILKVLHEHFHRSVHVAFIIKPENFWQKQRTSLAKQKKYNFEINTISLEALTKVIDPSQLTADLDGSLQYDHAQWIDTRLAVEDFTWQAADLLDRLDDLQEDLSRNDFADDVAGAKHGIDLHNEMKKKIMKVPVEEIEVVGQRLLQRFDNSLAATGGEGGSIESGGATGGSDPDGRALAALVIQHLDSVHAAQQHLLQLWHIKKMKLDQCFQLRLFEQDCEKMFDWICHNREGFLANYVEIGRSYQLAKNLQEEHKHFTMSSMNVYVNINKILTMASRLLETQHYAAGHVRAVAGRLDRAWKEFAAGLDERTAVLGLSVVFHHKAEQYVDSVTGWSQACDAGNLPNEIPILESHIRQHQTLYEAMCQAYTEVYDAYQALLSGLGSMLQVCHSLSATHGPRSDTFHIDYVHSTSKKLLYQLDHLVQVCNQPQGIDHAARKHSQDSGHSVDGHSGMSGNPAADYSEGASHVLAVIHQILGHHRALEARWHARKVKLHQRLALRLFQEDVKQVLDWLTNHGEVFIRKNTGVGRNLQKARVYQKSHEHFENVAQNTYTNATKLLTAAQELAHTGECAADEIYAVAQELEAHVSSFAARVEQRRRRLDLAVVFYTHEKELSGWVDELRQELQQDEVAENLETAERLLEQCAQHRASCLEACASTIVQGEALLQELKQSTDAPDTTGSIAAVEAALDRLAGLRQELEDLWAARKLRLELCLRLRVFERDALEASGQLEMWAQELQGPPREGSPEQLLRVHNDGVAHMQNTAFQVLQQGQELAQVLEQSGVCIMADGQHSATARVQVLLEFLNEREMDAEDLAEMRRVRLEQASQLVQLQTDATHVANWIRNGEAMLLASLRVPENLQDAEQLRLEHEQFQVAIEKTHTSAVQVKHRADALVSANHYDPKSIREVAEDVTKRWQQLVTCAEERHKLVTASINFYKTAEQVRSVLDSLEREYKRDEDWCASGEKAAQVPTLVGKHQEQKEAFLKACTLVRRTAETFLKYTNRSLQFYSYQSNSAGSENKVKSILEELLSKENRVLEYWTQRKKRLDQCHQYVLFERSAKQALEWIRETGELYLATHTNVGKNRIENEQLLREHNEFKGAAKETRERVKLLIQLADNLVEKGHAHAAAIKQSVAEVDQRYKDFSTRMDCYKTQIEDDLGIQSDDGQKDLSIDRNSDPLLEEKIKGKDLKELNEEKRRSARRKEFIMAELLQTERTYVKDLETCIRCFLEETRCGKSNVVPAGLQGRESIIFSNMEEIHQFHCNIFLRELEKYETMPEDVGHCFVTWAAKFDMYVTYCKNKPESNQLLVTHGGMWFEELQRKHRVEHPIAAYLIKPVQRITKYQLLLKDLQACCQEGQGEIKDGLEVMLNVPKKANDALHLSMLEGCDVRIDTLGDVVLQDSFTVWDPKQLIRKGRDRHIFLFELYLLFSKEVKDSAGKVKYIYKSRLMTSELGVTEHIEGDECKFAVWTGRAPTSDTRVVLRANSMDAKQLWVKRLREVIQETYFSLSMPKSPAKKSSSQRSSRDLEECASLDDSVENLDRNSLASFGSTNTTDSDKTGVAEVTWVIADHSAAPGSRELTVTKGQQVEVLENGSTISGVNTAEWTHVRLLVAPGQIDPPPEGLVPTSALKQPPSASSKSFPSTKSPSHQQQQQQQQQQQQQQQQQQQQQQQQQQQQQQQQHHHHHHHHHQQHSSNQVLIATPACSGITTSSTAGTGSFSPSSASASTSVTTGGVSSTGLAIQNVAAPCIPFDEVENVVVVAADGSSAVNTSSPGNKRRGFSGRKWLPPPLRKLSQSKVDKSTSAIPVSSSDRPGLKKNASEKRFKLPTTGGSEQVWPSRTASVSISTCASAVASMRVSASSSDANLDTQPEIQHDAEEEEEGEVEQNSELEEDLIAEPDDDTETIPLSEQNGADDVEDELELPPPMKPITEPILVGTANGSSGSTIPTAEGCGKSRTSERSTKILDGATTADLAEIEQIVKERMEQHTENQERQSLLRTPSGKTSSIGIVGEDGYNQASVSTTEVTTTTTTTTATTTTTSITTTTTTTTAATMSMTVTTAANNSQEESDPECTILAKRQFVIRELADTEQDYVNDLEQIVKGYMSLMRDPECEIPLPEDLRGGKDKMVFGNIEAIYEWHRDFFLKALERCLECPEELGPLFKRYERKLHMYVVYCQNKPVSEYIVSEYIDTYFEDLRQKLGHRLQLCDLLIKPVQRITKYQLLLREALRLTERTQRTSEIEGLRAAVHVMRVIPKAANDMMDVGRLQGFDGKITAQGKLLLHGPLLVSEQSNPPGRGRELQVFLFEQNIIFSEAVGKKTQFTNPAYIYKAHIQVNKMSLGECYDDPERFLIRSTDPRKHGLGFSCSALEETGPRKQEWVDTITAILQTQRDFLKAIQSPIAYQKELDKDPLRGVSPESPCRGCVLSSTVSSTIPNVSKTINEEGRNQMAAAAPTVTKALAAAAAVMTTATTATATTTSLLQRSRAGALDPDSSRTPSPTKSRLNFLEGFKSTLRTRSPIRNNSIPIVSGSRVRLTADWGKLRAGEELEICRLDGPGLIVFPVIGKKEEEEFWIPASLVPNSSISRAWSFRPRRIDSQGESVRLPQDMHAEENGPPAILTIPCSIRATAGGVARLVLEARRVDRAIVTWRKEGQRCDIVAGDRYRLYRTADSLSLEIAPCQPSDSGIYHCRVEHETGSCSAKIPLCVVGPSPNAWNDKIEMMNLNESSMVVALSNSKIKTISRDAQVASREAKEFSQRYVELKELGAGRFAQVYRARDTESGRQVALKQICRLKQSRTLTRAEYDLLETICHENIVRAFALFEDAPQPDIDTIVLELVNGSTLFAHLGKQNGYTEATVSMYTGQLLSALEWLHSRKRAHLDLKPENVLIDRETNAVKLIDVGEAVRAAAPLDQVVPPVDLEFAAPESVLGKPTCSYTDIWAAGVFIYVLLSGLSPFLDDSVEETTTNILKCDFCFPDEYFGNISSDAKGLLRKLLCLRGEERATARASLSSPWFEIPIGATIPSSRMLAFIDRRAHRSKGSCQDRNSSFYP, from the exons ATGGACGGAACGAGAGCAGCCGAGGTCTTGCCGTTGCTGCAAGAGCGTTTGGCCATACTACCCGGTGGCCGAGATCGTAGAGGCGGTCCCGTAATTGTTTTTCCTATTACTCCGAGACGCGAACGTGCTAAACCCGAGGATTATCGCCGCCTCTTACAATACCTTTTGACTGTACCCGGCGATGAAGCGAGAGGTTTGCGTTTCACCGTGATCGTGGACATGCGTGGTGCTACTTGGGACTCTGTCAAACCGATCTTGAAG GTGTTACACGAGCATTTTCATCGGTCTGTTCATGTTGCCTTTATCATAAAGCCTGAAAATTTCTGGCAAAAACAACGGACGTCCCTGGCtaagcaaaaaaaatataattttgag ATAAACACCATAAGTTTAGAGGCGTTGACAAAAGTGATCGATCCGTCACAGTTGACCGCGGACTTGGATGGATCCTTGCAGTACGACCATGCTCAATggatcgacacgaggcttgcCGTGGAAGATTTTACGTGGCAGGCGGCTGATCTTCTCGACAGATTGGACGACTTACAAGAGGATCTGAGTCGAAATGATTTTGCGGACGATGTGGCGGGAGCGAAGCACGGAATTGATTTACACAATGAGATGAAGAAGAAGATTATGAAAGTTCCGGTTGAAGAGATCGAAGTTGTTGGCCAGCGACTGCTGCAGCGTTTCGATAata GTTTGGCCGCGACCGGTGGGGAAGGAGGTAGCATCGAGAGTGGCGGTGCGACAGGCGGTTCTGATCCGGACGGACGGGCATTGGCAGCTTTAGTGATTCAGCACTTGGATTCGGTACATGCTGCACAACAACACCTCTTGCAGCTGTGGCATATCAAGAAAATGAAACTTGATCAATGCTTTCAACTGAGGCTTTTCGAGCAGGATTGTGAAAAGATGTTTGACTGGATTTGTCACAACAGAGAGGGatttttggcgaattacgtTGAGATTGGTCGATCTTATCAATTGGCGAAAAATTTACAGGAGGAGCACAAGCATTTCACTATGAGTTCGATGAACGTTTACGTCAACATAAATAAGATTTTAACAATGGCTAGTCGTTTGCTAGAGACTCAGCATTACGCCGCTGGACATGTAAGAGCTGTGGCCGGTCGACTTGATCGGGCTTGGAAAGAATTCGCAGCGGGACTCGACGAACGTACCGCGGTTCTTGGCTTGAGCGTCGTTTTCCACCATAAGGCGGAACAGTACGTCGACAGCGTGACGGGATGGAGTCAAGCGTGCGACGCTGGCAATTTACCCAACGAAATACCGATTCTAGAATCTCACATACGACAACATCAAACTCTTTACGAAGCGATGTGTCAAGCTTATACCGAG GTATATGACGCGTATCAAGCACTTTTGAGCGGGCTAGGCTCGATGCTGCAAGTTTGTCACAGCTTGAGTGCGACGCATGGTCCCAGATCAGATACGTTTCACATCGATTAT GTGCATAGTACCAGTAAGAAGCTTCTTTATCAACTGGATCATCTCGTGCAAGTCTGTAATCAACCGCAAGGGATAGACCATGCAGCCAGAAAACAT AGTCAAGACAGCGGACACAGCGTCGATGGGCATTCGGGTATGAGCGGGAATCCAGCCGCGGATTATAGCGAGGGTGCGTCGCACGTATTGGCGGTGATCCATCAGATCTTGGGTCATCACAGAGCATTGGAAGCTCGTTGGCATGCTCGAAAAGTGAAATTACATCAGCGGCTGGCGTTAAG ATTATTTCAAGAGGATGTGAAACAGGTTCTAGACTGGTTAACGAATCACGGTGAAGTTTTCATTAGAAAGAACACGGGAGTAGGTcggaatcttcaaaaggcaaGGGTGTACCAGAAGAGTCACGAGCATTTTGAGAATGTCGCTCAG AACACATACACGAATGCAACCAAATTACTTACCGCTGCGCAAGAATTAGCGCACACGGGGGAATGTGCTGCTGATGAGATATACGCCGTGGCGCAGGAATTGGAAGCTCACGTTAGCAGCTTCGCAGCAAGGGTGGAACAACGGCGTCGACGATTAGACTTGGCGGTTGTGTTTTATACGCACGAGAAAGAG TTGAGTGGTTGGGTGGACGAATTGCGGCAAGAGTTACAGCAGGACGAAGTGGCGGAGAACTTGGAAACGGCGGAAAGGCTTTTGGAACAATGTGCGCAACACAGAGCCTCGTGCCTGGAAGCTTGTGCGTCGACTATCGTACAGGGTGAAGCGTTACTTCAGGAACTTAAACAGTCTACGGATGCTCCCGACACCACCGGTTCT ATAGCCGCGGTGGAAGCTGCGCTCGATAGGTTGGCTGGCTTGAGGCAGGAATTGGAAGATTTATGGGCTGCGAGAAAGCTGAGACTGGAATTGTGTCTACGATTGCGCGTGTTCGAAAGAGACGCTTTAGAAGCGAGCGGCCAGTTGGAGATGTGGGCCCAAGAATTGCAAGGTCCACCTAGAGAGGGTTCGCCGGAACAACTGTTGCGTGTACACAATGATGGCGTCGCGCATATGCAGAACACTGCTTTTCAGGTTTTGCAACAAGGTCAAGAACTCGCTCAG GTACTGGAGCAATCCGGAGTCTGCATAATGGCAGACGGGCAACACAGTGCCACGGCTAGGGTACAAGTGCTTCTCGAATTCCTAAACGAAAGAGAAATGGATGCGGAGGATCTGGCGGAGATGAGAAGAGTTCGCCTGGAGCAAGCCTCTCAACTGGTTCAGTTGCAAACCGACGCCACTCATGTGGCTAACTGGATCCGAAACGGAGAAGCTATGCTGTTAGCGTCGTTGAGAGTTCCGGAGAATCTTCAAGATGCCGAACAACTCCGTTTGGAACACGAACAATTTCAAGTTGCTATAGAAAAGACTCATACATCGGCCGTTCAG GTAAAGCACAGAGCGGATGCACTAGTGAGCGCTAATCATTACGATCCAAAGAGTATAAGAGAGGTGGCCGAGGACGTGACGAAACGGTGGCAACAATTGGTGACATGTGCGGAAGAGAGACATAAATTAGTAACAGCTAGCATTAATTTCTACAAGACCGCGGAACAAGTACGCTCCGTGTTGGATAGCCTTGAACGCGAATACAAAAGGGACGAAGACTGGTGCGCGTCCGGCGAGAAGGCCGCGCAAGTACCAACGCTTGTTGGCAAACATCAAGAACAGaaggaagcatttttaaaagcgTGCACGTTGGTACGACGAACCGCGGAGACATTCCTCAAATATACTAATCGCAGTCTCCAGTTCTACAGTTACCAGTCGAATAGCGCTGGTTCCGAGAATAAAGTTAAAA GTATTTTGGAAGAATTACTCAGCAAAGAAAATCGCGTGCTTGAGTATTGGACGCAACGGAAAAAGCGATTGGATCAGTGTCACCAGTATGTCCTATTCGAGCGCAGTGCTAAGCAGGCCCTAGAGTGGATTAGAGAGACGGGCGAATTATATTTAGCCACGCACACTAATGTGGGCAAGAATCGTATCGAAAACGAACAGTTGTTACGGGAGCACAATGAATTTAAAGGAGCTGCAAAG GAAACGAGGGAAAGGGTGAAACTGTTGATTCAACTGGCTGACAATTTGGTCGAGAAAGGACATGCCCACGCAGCAGCGATCAAGCAGTCTGTTGCCGAAGTGGATCAGCGATACAAGGATTTTAGCACGCGCATGGATTGCTACAAGACCCAAATCGAGGACGATCTAGGAATTCAGTCCGACGATGGCCAGAAAGATTTATCCATTGATCGCAACTCGGATCCTTTGCTCGAAGAGAAGATCAAGGGAAAAGACCTGAAGGAATTAAACGAAGAAAAGAGGAGATCGGCGCGGCGGAAAGA ATTCATAATGGCTGAACTTTTACAAACGGAACGGACCTACGTGAAAGATTTGGAAACGTGCATTCGCTGCTTTTTGGAGGAAACGCGATGTGGAAAATCAAACGTCGTTCCCGCGGGATTGCAAGGCCGAGAATCAATCATCTTTAGCAACATGGAAGAGATTCATCAGTTTCATTGTAACATATTCCTTCGTGAGCTGGAAAAATACGAAACCATGCCAGAGGACGTCGGACACTGTTTCGTGACTTGG GCAGCCAAGTTTGACATGTACGTGACGTACTGCAAAAATAAACCAGAAAGTAATCAGTTATTAGTCACTCACGGTGGAATGTGGTTCGAGGAATTACAGAGAAAGCATCGCGTTGAACATCCGATCGCTGCCTATTTAATTAAGCCTGTACAAAGGATTACCAAGTATCAGTTGTTACTGAAAGATCTTCAG GCTTGTTGCCAAGAAGGACAAGGCGAGATTAAGGACGGATTGGAAGTGATGTTAAATGTGCCCAAGAAAGCGAACGATGCCTTACATTTGAGTATGCTGGAAGGTTGCGACGTAAGGATAGATACGCTTGGCGACGTAGTGTTGCAAGATTCGTTTACGGTGTGGGATCCTAAGCAGTTAATTAGGAAGGGCAGAGATCGGCACATATTTCTCTTTGAGTTGTATCTACTGTTTAGTAAAGAAGTCAAGGATTCCGCTGGGAAG GTGAAATATATTTACAAGAGCCGTTTGATGACCTCCGAATTGGGCGTGACGGAACACATCGAAGGCGATGAATGTAAATTCGCAGTTTGGACCGGACGGGCACCCACCAGCGATACGCGTGTCGTTCTCCGTGCCAATTCGATGGATGCCAAGCAATTATGGGTGAAGAGGTTACGCGAAGTTATTCAGGAAACGTATTTCAGCTTGAGCATGCCCAAGAGTCCAGCCAAAAAGAGTTCGAGTCAGCGTTCTAGCAGAGATCTCGAAGAATGCGCATCGTTGGATGACAGTGTTGAAAATTTGGATAGAAACTCCCTGGCATCCTTTGGATCCACCAACACCACGGATTCGGATAAG ACCGGTGTAGCCGAAGTGACTTGGGTTATCGCGGATCACTCGGCAGCACCTGGCTCGAGAGAATTAACAGTGACAAAAGGTCAGCAAGTTGAAGTATTGGAAAATGGAAGCACCATCAGCGGCGTAAACACAGCGGAATGGACCCACGTTCGTCTGCTGGTCGCTCCAGGACAAATTGATCCTCCACCGGAGGGATTAGTACCTACGAGCGCGCTTAAACAGCCACCCTCTGCTTCTAGTAAGTCTTTTCCATCTACAAAGAGCCCAAGCcaccagcaacagcagcagcagcagcagcagcagcagcagcagcaacaacaacaacaacaacaacaacaacagcagcagcagcagcagcagcagcagcagcatcatcatcatcatcatcatcatcaccagcAGCACTCGAGCAACCAAGTTTTAATTGCAACTCCCGCTTGTAGCGGAATCACGACGTCCTCTACTGCAGGAACTGGTTCGTTTTCACCATCGTCGGCGTCAGCGTCGACGTCGGTGACAACCGGCGGCGTATCATCGACCGGATTAGCCATTCAAAATGTGGCAGCACCTTGTATACCTTTCGATGAAGTGG AgaatgttgttgttgttgcggcCGATGGGAGCAGTGCGGTCAATACAAGCTCTCCTGGAAACAAGAGACGCGGATTCAGCGG GAGAAAGTGGCTACCGCCCCCATTGCGTAAACTGAGCCAAAGTAAGGTTGACAAATCGACAAGCGCGATACCGGTGTCGTCCAGCGATCGTCCAGGCTTGAAGAAGAACGCTTCGGAGAAACGATTCAAATTACCGACGACCGGTGGATCTGAACAAGTTTGGCCGTCGAGAACCGCCTCTGTTTCCATTTCTACATGTGCATccgcagttgcatccatgcgtGTCTCTGCTTCTTCGTCCGACGCGAATCTCGATACACAACCGGAGATTCAACATGAtgcggaagaagaagaggagggagAGGTCGAGCAAAACTCGGAGCTAGAAGAGGATTTAATAGCCGAGCCCGATGACGACACCGAGACTATACCTTTATCGGAACAAAACGGAGCGGACGATGTCGAGGACGAATTGGAACTTCCACCTCCGATGAAGCCCATCACTGAACCAATACTCGTCGGAACTGCCAACGGATCCTCGGGATCTACGATTCCGACGGCGGAAGGCTGTGGAAAATCTCGA ACATCTGAGCGCTCTACAAAAATTCTCGATGGTGCCACGACAGCTGATTTGGCTGAAATCGAACAGATTGTAAAAGAGAGAATG GAACAGCACACGGAAAATCAAGAGAGACAGAGCCTTTTGCGGACGCCGAGTGGTAAAACCTCGAGCATTGGTATTGTTGGTGAGGATGGCTATAATCAAGCTTCCGTATCGACAACGGAggttactactactactactactactactgctactactactactactagtattactactactactactactactactgctgcGACAATGTCGATGACGGTGACTACTGCGGCAAACAATAGTCAAGAGGAATCCGATCCTGAATGTACAATTCTTGCGAAACGACAGTTTGTGATTCGAGAATTGGCAGACACGGAGCAGGACTATGTAAACGATCTTGAGCAAATAGTAAAAGGATACATGTCGTTGATGCGAGATCCCGAGTGCGAGATCCCTCTACCAGAAGACTTGCGTGGTGGAAAAGACAAGATGGTGTTTGGCAACATAGAAGCAATTTACGAGTGGCATAGAGA CTTCTTCCTGAAAGCTTTGGAACGATGTTTGGAATGTCCCGAAGAGCTTGGGCCATTGTTCAAACGGTATGAGCGAAAGTTACACATGTACGTTGTGTACTGTCAAAACAAACCAGTGTCCGAGTACATCGTTTCCGAATACATAGACACGTACTTTGAG gaCCTAAGGCAGAAGCTCGGGCATCGATTGCAGCTGTGCGATCTTCTCATAAAACCAGTTCAGAGGATTACCAAGTATCAGCTTCTTCTTCGGGAGGCACTAAGGCTTACCGAACGGACTCAAAGAACCTCGGAAATCGAAGGCCTCAGAGCTGCGGTTCATGTAATGCGTGTCATTCCCAAAGCAGCGAATGACATGATGGATGTAGGAAGGCTCCAAGGTTTCGAT GGAAAGATTACGGCGCAAGGCAAGTTGTTGCTACATGGCCCACTTTTGGTGTCGGAACAATCCAATCCACCGGGCAGAGGAAGGGAATTGCAAGTTTTCCTCTTTGAGCAAAACATTATATTCAGCGAGGCTGTCGGCAAAAAAACGCAATTTACGAACCCCGCCTACATATACAAAGCTCACATACAG GTGAATAAGATGAGTCTCGGAGAATGTTACGACGATCCGGAAAGGTTTCTAATTCGATCGACGGATCCTCGAAAACATGGCCTCGGATTCTCTTGTAGCGCGCTAGAAGAAACTGGACCGCGGAAGCAGGAGTGGGTAGATACGATCACTGCCATCCTGCAGACCCAGCGCGACTTTCTGAAGGCGATACAGTCGCCGATTGCCTACCAGAAGGAACTTGACAAAGATCCACT TCGCGGCGTGAGCCCGGAATCTCCATGTCGAGGGTGTGTACTTTCTTCAACGGTTTCATCAACGATACCGAACGTGTCTAAAACAATAAACGAAGAAGGGAGGAACCAAATGGCAGCTGCTGCCCCTACCGTTACAAAAGCATTAGCAGCGGCAGCGGCAGTAATGACAACGGCAACCACAGCGACAGCAACAACAACATCGCTTTTGCAGCGATCTCGTGCCGGAGCTTTGGACCCGGATTCTTCACGAACGCCAAGCCCTACCAAAAGCAGACTGAATTTTCTCGAAGGATTTAAGAGCACTCTCCGAACTCGATCGCCTATCCGCAACAATTCCATCCCG ATCGTTTCAGGTAGCAGAGTAAGATTGACCGCGGATTGGGGCAAGTTACGCGCCGGAGAAGAATTGGAAATCTGCCGACTGGATGGTCCAGGATTGATCGTCTTTCCAGTGATtggaaagaaggaggaggaggaatttTGGATTCCGGCGAGTCTCGTTCCGAATTCATCCATCAGCCGCGCATGGTCTTTTCGTCCGCGAAGAATCGATTCCCAGGGAGAGAGCGTCCGTCTTCCGCAAGACATGCACGCGGAAGAGAACGGTCCTCCCGCGATCTTGACTATTCCGTGTTCGATCAGGGCAACGGCCGGTGGCGTGGCTCGACTCGTGCTGGAGGCGCGTCGCGTGGATCGCGCGATTGTCACCTGGAGGAAGGAGGGACAACGATGTGACATCGTAGCGGGCGATCGATATCGACTTTACCGAACGGCTGATTCTCTTTCTCTCGAAATCGCTCCATGCCAGCCCTCTGACTCTGGAATTTACCATTGCCGCGTCGAGCATGAGACGGGCTCTTGCTCGGCGAAAATACCTCTTTGCGTTGTAG GTCCTAGTCCCAACGCTTGGAACGACAAGATCGAAATGATGAATTTAAACGAGTCATCGATGGTGGTTGCGCTCTCGAATTCTAAAATCAAGACGATATCGAGAGACGCGCAAGTCGCAAGTCGGGAAGCCAAAGAATTTTCGCAGAGATACGTAGAATTGAAAGAACTGGGAGCCGGTAGATTCGCACAAGTATATCGCGCGAGGGATACAGAATCTGGCCGACAAGTGGCGCTTAAGCAAATATGCCGACTGAAACAGTCGCGAACTCTAACGCGTGCCGAGTACGATTTACTCGAAACCATTTGTCACGAGAATATCGTTCGAGCGTTCGCTCTTTTCGAAGATGCACCACAACCGGACATCGACACTATCGTTTTGGAACT AGTCAACGGCTCCACGTTGTTTGCCCATCTAGGAAAACAGAACGGGTACACGGAAGCGACGGTCTCGATGTATACCGGTCAATTGCTGTCCGCGCTAGAATGGCTACATTCTCGAAAACGAGCCCATTTGGATTTAAAGCCGGAAAACGTTTTGATCGATCGAGAAACCAATGCCGTAAAATTGATAGACGTGGGTGAAGCTGTAAGAGCGGCGGCACCTCTCGATCAGGTTGTTCCTCCTGTTGACTTGGAATTTGCAGCGCCGGAATCGGTCCTTGGTAAACCAACATGTTCATATACCGATATATGGGCTGCCGGAGTTTTCATTTACGTGCTTCTAAG CGGTCTTTCGCCATTCTTGGACGATTCTGTCGAAGAGACTACTACGAATATATTGAAATGTGACTTTTGCTTCCCCGAcgaatattttggaaacatctCGAGTGATGCAAAAGGACTCCTTCGAAAACTTCTCTGCTTGCGTGGAGAGGAGAGAGCGACCGCTCGAGCATCTTTATCGTCACCGTGGTTCGAG atacCGATTGGCGCGACGATTCCCTCTTCCCGAATGCTTGCGTTTATCGACCGTCGTGCGCATCGCTCGAAAGGATCTTGCCAGGATCGGAATAGTAGTTTTTATCCATGA